The following is a genomic window from Geoalkalibacter halelectricus.
TGAACGGCTTCAATACATCCGTGTCCCTACGGCCGGGTGATCTGATCGCGCGGGTCGAAGTTCGCCCGGGTGTCGTTGACCCCAACAGCAACCCGCCCGAACATCCCAACCAGATCCGCTATCGCCTGGTCCGAGCCGAGAGTGCCGATGAAGATCAATTTCTGCTCGCCCGCATTCCGACCGGAGTTGATCCCGACGACCGCGATGCCTTTGAAATTTTGGCCTCCAAGATCACCGGGGTGACTTTTGAGTATTTTCAGGACAATCAGGGTGATGTCCGTGCCGTGCGCATCACCCTGACCGGCGCCACCGATGCGACCCGGACCGGCGTGGCCGGCTACCTGGCCCCGGGGCAGGATAATAACGTCAGGACGCGCAGCCTGACCACCGTGGTGCAACTGCGCAATCGATGAAAGCCAGGAAGCGCAGTTTTCGGATGTCATCCGCTTGCATCCCGCTTTTTCCGCGTTCATCTGCGTACCGATATGGGGTTTGACATGCATATGAAAACGATCGCCTCTCCCGCAGCCATTCTCGCCGATCAACGCGGCACCGCCCTGGTGCTGGTGCTGGTCATGCTCGCCGTGCTGCTGATTCTCGGCTCCTTTGCCCTGACCAATTCATCCGTCGACGTCAAGATTTCCGGCAACTACCGCGCATCGAACGAATCCCTGTTCGCCGCCGAGCGCGGCCTGCAGGTCGGCTTGGAAAATTTGCGCGATGATCTGGATCTCGAGGACCACGGCGATGTCATTCGAGTCGACCGCAGCGGCCTTTATGTGCCCGTGGGCAATGGGCCCAAACGCGACAGCGGTGCCAGCTTCATCACCAACGGCCCG
Proteins encoded in this region:
- a CDS encoding PilX N-terminal domain-containing pilus assembly protein: MHMKTIASPAAILADQRGTALVLVLVMLAVLLILGSFALTNSSVDVKISGNYRASNESLFAAERGLQVGLENLRDDLDLEDHGDVIRVDRSGLYVPVGNGPKRDSGASFITNGPPPVGSGMDATTASGFQARYYAIEVHGQFPQGAPNAAHSELEMQASRIVAR